The genomic region GACGCCCTTCCCCGCGATGATCAGCTGCATATAGCGGTGGTTTCGGAAAAAAAAGACGGCAGTGTCTGTCAAAGCATGTTCGCAGAACATGAGGGCCCATGGGAAGGTCTGACTTATATCGCTTTAGGCGGGCGCGCCCATAAGGCCGCTGGTGAAACGGGCAACAACACAGTCGCTTGGTATCCGGGCACGCCGCAGGGACGCAGCTTTGACGCGTGCGGTTCCCGTTATGCCCTTGAGGTAGAGATTGCCCGTTCCGCCGGCACCGCCTCCACCGCTGTTTCAATCAATGCAGTGGACATGGCCGCCATTCTTTTTGAAGATTTATGTATGGATTCGGAAAATTCAGTTCCTCTGAATTCTCTGGCGGGCGATAAGCTGCCCCATGATCCGCGCGAGCGTGTGGTTCATCTTCGCTTGCAAGGTAAACGCCCCTTGCTGGCGGAAGCGCTTATCCAAGAACTTGAGAAAGAAGGGAAGGACACTTTTTTACATATGGTGGTTTCCGACGAAATGACCCTCGATTACGACCGCAGTATCCTTCCCCGCGCCAACACCTGCCTGAGCAAACTTGCCGCGGCAATGATCGCGAAAATAATGGATGATCCCGAGAGGGACGCCGCACTCTTTGAAACGCAAGCCCTTGAGTTAATTTTGAATGCGCACAGTAATAAAGGACTCGCTCATGACAACGACATGGAACTACCGGAATGATCTATAAGGCGATCCTATACCCCGACCTTACCGGCACCGCAGTTTCCTCGCCTTTGAGTGCCAAAGGCAACTATATCTATTGTGCCGATGTATCGGTATCACGGGGTCTTGCCTCGGAATTCCTTTCCGGAAAAGGATCTGTATATTTGCCCGGCTATGGAAATTTCTCGCTGCAACTTGAGGAAGCACTTCCGGAAAAGAATGATCAATCAGCAGCCATGAAATACGGCGCGCCGCTGATCCCTATTCGATTGGTCTCCGCTGACGATGAAGCGGTGGAGACGGAAGCCTTTATCGCCGAGCTTGCTGCCTTCGTGGACACGGGAAGCGGCGAGGCAGACGCGTATGTCATGCTGTCCCGTCTCGAACGCTATGCCGCCGCCCTGGGCCAAGCCGATGCCCCAAGCGGACGTTTAGGCATTATCCGGGCGCGGCGCAACGACTTGGAAGCTGAATGGGCTACGGTCGCGCAAGCGCTGGAAGATGCCGACGCTCTATTGTCTGATCTTAACCGTCAACGCAGCCAGCTTATCCAATGCACTGCAAGGCGATCAGAACTGCGCAGCCAACTGCACGGCACCGTTGCCGCCTGTGCCCAAAACATAAAGCTGCGAATGACTCAATTAGGAGATCAGATTCCCCACCTTTTAGGAAAACCCTTGCTAAGCAGCGGGGACGTGGCGGCCATCAAGCGCAAAGAAACACAGTTCGAGACTACTAAATTACAAAGAGAAAGAACCGGTCAGGAACTGGATCAGATTAAAGGTAATTTAGATAAGGTACAACAAGATCCGCCTGCCGAAGCTGTCGGTCCTCCGAAGCGTGTTGAGATTCCCGATGAATTGCGCTTTGATATTTTAGCTAAATCCAAAAACTGCGCCGAGATCCACATCCGTCTGGATGAGGTGACCTCACAAGAGGAGGATCTCGACAAACAAATCAGCCAAATCCAAGGATCCATCAGTACGCTTCCCGATTTCACCAGAATCGCGCCCAACCCTGTGGACTGGCTCAATCAATTATCGTCCACCCTTAAGAGTGCTGTTCATGACCGCTATGAAGAGGCGTCCTCTTTGGAACGACTCCAAAATGAGATCCATACGCTGCGAATCGGCGGCGCTGAAGAGGCGGTACTCTTTGTAGGTATCGATAATTTCGCGCAGATCATGCAGGATCATGATACGCAGAAAAAAATGGTGGAAGAAAAAGCGAAACAGGTACAGCGCCAATTGCATTCGGATCGGGGAATGCGCGATAGCACGAAAAAAAGTATGCCCGGGATAAATTGGCTGCTTATAGGATGCTCCTTATTTCTTACCCTTCTTATTGGAGGTTACATTGGTGTTCGCGCTACACCGCTCTTATATCCTGCGTCCATGTTATTCATAGCCGTTTTTTATTTCGGGTTGATGCGCCTTCGTGGGAGTCGAGACATCATAAGGCTCAGCAAACGGATAGCCGAACATCATGCGGAAATGGAAGTGCTCAAGGAAAAAGCGAAAAAGAGCGGTTCCTATATTGAAGAAATTATGAACCGTGCCGGCTGTGCCACCATCCGCGAGTTGGAAGCCCGCTACGATTCTTAATATCAAGCCGTTCTGCATCTCCGATCTCTTGAAGAAGAGCTCGCGCAGAAAAAACAAAGTTTACAAGAAAGTGAAGAGCGGATTCCCAGACTCTTTGAGCGTATTAGCGCGACTCTTGAATCGATGGATGAGTATCCAGAAAGCCCCAATGACGTGGAACGTTGTGTGGGAAGCGCTATCGGTAAATATCGTATTTATCATGAAACGGTGCGACGCCTTGCCGACCTTCGTAACAGACAGCAAGGATTGTTGAACCGGCGGCGCTATCTCGAAAAAGAACATAACGAAGCACGGGAGGTGCTGGCCGAAAAAGAAAAAGAGCTGCGCCGTATTATGCGCGAAAACGGGTTCTATGAAGAAGCAGGCTTGACTGAAGTGGACACATTACTCAACGAATATTACCGCTACATCGATAGTGCCCGAAAAAATCTCAGCCACAAAGAATTATTGACTCGCCGCTGCCAAGTATTGGAAAATCGCCTTCAAGAAGAGGAAGTGTTGGAGCAACAATACGCCAAAGAATTGGCGATGCTTTTAGAAGAGTTTGGCGTGGCGAGTCAAGAGGCTGTGGAGGAGGCCGCGGAAAATAATGCTGCCCTTGCAGATATTAAAGCTGAAATAGATGGCTTGGAAAATCGGCTAGGAGAACTGCTGCAAGGACGGGATCTCTCCTAGTACGAGCAAGAAAAAGACGGCGAACAAAACGCAAACGTGTCTGAGGACTTGGTTAAGAGTCAGCGTGAAGAACTCGCCCGTTGTGAACAAGACTGTGAGAAGTTGCGCCGTGAATTTGCAATGCTGCGTGAGGAGCGCTATCAAGCTTTCGCGAATATGCGCGGTTTAAACGAAATTGAAGAGGATCTGGCGCATCTCGTAGAAGAAGAAGCAGAGACCAAAAGGAAAATTAAAGCGGCGGCACGGGCAATGGCTCTTTTAGAAGACACCACGTTGCTCTGGCGCGATAAACACAGCGCTGCCATAAGCAGCCGTGCCCAAAGCTTGTTGGATGATGCCGGACTTGAAACGGAAATTTTTCTTAATCTCAATGCTGATGCCGGGGAAAACCCATTTGCGGTAAAGACGCAGTCAGACCAAGAGATCCCCGCCGATACGCTGCAATTGGCGCTGCGCCTTGCCGCCTTAGAGGTACTTGAGGATGCAACTTGCCGTGAAGCGATTATCGTTGATGGAAGTTTTCAAAATCGGTCCTTGCCTGTGGACGGCCCCGCATTGATTCAGCTACTCGACGGGATCGCAGCACGGCGACAGCTGCTGCTCTTTTCCGACAATCAAGAACTCGCTGCCGCCGCAGCGAAGAGTGAAAATTGGAGCGTGTTGACCATCGTTTCCAGTCTCGACGCCCCCGGCCCGGATTTCTCCACACCACAATCAGACATAGAGACATGAGTCTTTGTATGGTCTGCTCAGCACGCCGCCTACGTGCTTGCCTGTGCAGACAAGTGTTGTGCGGTTAATCGGCTACGGGTGTTAACCGGAAGTTATGAAAAGAGCAGTTGAAGCCTTCCCCTTTCGGGCTGCATGCGTAGAGTCCCACACTGATCGTGTCTTGTGCGTCATGAAGATGGGTGATGCGCATTTGATCCCATTGCACGCCGTCGGCACTCCACTCTAATGTAAAATCATTGTCTTCCCGCGTCATTCTATACCACCGTTCCCCGATTGCTGAGGATACGTCTTGGGTCGCCCAGTCGGAATAGCCCAGGTTCGTCACAACCGATCCCAGCCTGCTGATGGTCGGATTTTCATATTCTGTGGACTGCTTGATCCAATGGTTTTCGTCGCTTCGAACCATCAAGCCGCATTGATCGTATTGGCTTTCAGGGGCGAAGACGGCGCGACAACTGAATTGAAAATCGCCGGTTGCCCGCGTGAAGAGGCAATGACCGTCGTCGCGGCGGAAGCCGTAATGGGTCCGCTGCCAAAAGTCGGTATTGCCTTGGGTGCGCAGATGCAGGCCGTCATCGAAATGATGGGTCGGCGCTTCATTAAACCAAAAAAAGGATTTCGAAAGGGTGGTATCCGTTAAGTTCAAAATTTCGGTCATCGTCTGTTCCTTATAGAAATAGGCCAAGCGTTAAAAAGAGAATGGAGCCATTATCCATGAGCCCATGCGTGAAATCAAGCACACTTGAAGGCGGTGCGGAGGAGGGGGCCATATTACCCGTTCCGATTAGCGCATCACTTTCTGGGCGGCGACGCTTTCCCTTCCCGTTTTCCGGAATGTTGTTGCCTTGTCCATCGTTTACGTGATAGGGTATTTTACAATCGGGACGGCACTGAACAGAACTACATCAAGGAGATAGACCGTGAAATATATCGTATTGCTCGGAGACGGCATGGCGGATCATCCATTGGACGCTCATAACGGACGCACCGCCATTGAAGCCGCGAAAACGCCGCATATGGATCGCATGGCGGCAGAGGGTTGTACCGGGCTTTTTTGTCCTATACCTGAGGGGCTGCCGCCGGGCAGTGATGTCGGGAATCTCTCTGTATTCGGTTATGATCCGCGCCAAGTCTTTTCCGGGCGGGCGGCTATTGAAGCCGCCAGTCAAGACATCGTGCTCGGCGATGACGAGGTCGCTTTCCGTTGTAATATCGTGACCCTCAACGAGGGGCGTATGGAGGATTTCACCTCCGGCCACATCACCACGGAAGAGGCAGCGCTTCTTATGGACAGCCTTAATGAAGCCTTGTCACCGCAGTTTCCTATTCGACTCCATACGGGCGTGAGTTACCGCCATACGGGCGTGATTAAGGCCCATGACGGCTGCACCATTGAAGACATGGAAAAGACGATCTGTGAACCGCCCCACAATATTACAGGTCGCGCCTATGCCGATTACTTGCCGAAAGGACCTGCTGCCCAGTTGCTGCGTAGTCTTATGAAGGCGTCGGAGCCGGTGCTCCGCGATCATCCGGTCAATGTAAAGCGTCGTGAAGCGGGACTTGCTCCTGCCGTATCACTTTGGCCGTGGGGACAAGGGCGCGCGCTCACACTCAAATCTTATCGCGAGTGTTTCAACCTGTCGGGGGCGGTCATTTCTGCCGTGGATCTTGTCAAGGGCATTGGCGTATGTGCCGGACTTGAAATCATCAATGTGCCCGGCGCCACGGGTTGGATCGACACGGATTATGAGGGTAAGGTTGCTGCAGGATTGGACGCGCTGAATCGCCATGATTTCCTTTATCTGCATGTTGAAGCTCCCGACGAGGCGGCACACCAGGGCAACAGCGCCTTAAAAATTCAAGCTATCGAAGAGTTTGATGCGCGCATTGTCGGCCCCTTCCTAGACTATCTGAACACCCATCCCGACACCCGTATCCTTGCCGCGCCTGACCATTTTACCTTGATTAGTACAAAGACCCATGCCAGCGGTCCGGTACCTTTTGTGATGTGCGGCAAGGGCATTGAGCAGGGCAGCGCCCAAGAATACGGGGAAGGTGCTGCCGCCGCCACAGGCATCGTGGTCGAAGAAGGTTTCCGGCTGATCCACCACTTTTTCCAAAATCAGGTTACTTTTTAAATCAAAAACAGAATCAGTTGCTGTTCCAGTCAAGCGCCGGTTCCCATCGAGACAGATCCGCATAAAGGAGCGTCTCAAACTCATGGAGCTGGATATAGGGCACAAAACGCTGCGAGGCTATATCTGCGGCAAGCGATTCCTCAAGTCCCATGACGCGCTCATAGGCATCGAGAGATTGTATTTCCTCATATCCTGGCACGTTTTTGGGATAAGAGTAGAGGTCGACCATCGTGCTGAATCGTGCATCGTCACTTGTGTCTTGTTTGATCAACCGTTTCAAGTCGGCTAAATAGATAATCGGCGCCAGAGGACGACGCTTTCTATTCTTCTTTACTTTTATAAATTCCTGTAATGGTGTTATTCGTTTGTGGGTTGACGATCTAAATCATAGAGCAGGAAAACAGGTCATTACAGAAATCCGGCCGAAGTCTTTTTTCAGGAAAGGCTTAGCTTTCGAGTTTGATTCTAGCCGGCTTAAAGAGTAAAAAAATCCCGATATGACGGGCGGTCATATCGGGATAGCAGGTATAGATTTGGTACGGATATTATTTTTTGTCTACCGTCAATCCGGGCCAGTCATCGGTGCGGAAAGGCGAGGCAGGCAGCAGCTTCCCATTAATTAGATTGCAGATCGGGTTGTGTGCCCACGCATAGCGTACGGCAACGGGTTCCGCCACTTCAGGTGACGATACGATAACTTTATTGCCTTTAATAACGGCATCAGCCCAGACAAATTTTTTGTCGGCGCCGGCAATAGCGAAACCTTTGGGCGCTTCACCGTCGCTGGTGGTCAATCCACCGTTGATGTGATTAAAGGACAGGATGGCTTTGTCTTTCCAAATTCGCATGGATCTGTACATGGGACCGGACCAGACGACCTGCTGCCTATAATCCTTGGCAAGGGCGTTCAAAGCTAAGCGTTTACCTACATCTTGCTTGTTTCTCGGATGGATGTCTTTGGCTTCGCCAATATCGATGATTACCGCCATCCCCGTCTTTTTGAGATCAAGGGTCATGGTCTGTGCTTCGCGCAATTCAGCCCAATCGGATTCGTCAGGTTCGGGTCGAACCTCGGTAAAGTTGGCGAGCTGCACAAAATAGAAGGGGAAGTTGCCCTGTCCCCAATCTTCGCGCCAATTGGTGATCATGGTGGGGAACAAGTTGCGATATTGATAGGCACGGTCAGCGTTAGACTCTCCCTGATACCAGATGGCGCCTTTGATGGCGTAGGGGATCAAGGGGGCGATCATGGCATTATACAAGCCCGCTGCGAGCCAGGGATGTTCGGGACCGCGCGGCGCATTGGGTTTCTTGGGTTTGTCGGTGCCGTCTGCCTCCGCTTTTTTTACCGCTTCTTCCCACTCGACGACGCTTTGATCATAGGCCTCTTTTGCCGCAGGATAATCCTCCAATATCTGATCCCAATTTTGAACGATGTGAGCCAATTCAGGATCGTTCTCGAGGGTCGTGCGGCTTGTCCAAGATTCGGCGGGTGTGCCGCCCCAGGAGGTGTGGATCACCCCTACCGGTCGTTGGTTCAGGCGCTGGTACAATTCACGACCAAAATAATACAGTACGGCCGAGAATTCCGGAAGACTTTCCGGAGAACATATGGACCAAGAACCTTCACAATCAAACTGGATTTCAGGGGACGCGGCGCGCTTCACGCTGAAGAGCCGAATATTCGGGTAATCAGCCTGTGCAATTTCGTTTTCGGCATCGTTCGAGTCTTTCACCGCCCATTGCATATTGCTTTGACCGGAACCGATCCACACTTCGCCGATTAACACATCTTCGAACTGCAGCGTATTATCGGGGCCGGCAATGGTCAGGGCATAAGGTCCCCCTTGCTTCATCCGCGACAGCTCGACCTGCCACAGACCTTCGGCATCGGCAACGGTGCTTTTGCTCTGTTTGTGGAGCGTCACGGTGACCGCTTCGCCGGGATCGGCTTTACCCCAAACGGGCAGCTTTTGTTTTTGCTGCAATACCATATGATCACCGAAAATACTCGGCGTACTGACAACAGCGTTAGAGCTCAGTGATAGGGAACAGAGCAGCGCAACCAATAGAACTACACGACATAGCTGTTTCATGGGCAGTATCTCCTCCTACAGTAGAGATTCGTTAAACAACCGGACGCAGTCATATACAGCAACACTGCGTCCGTTAACCTTAGAAGAAACAAGTATACCTGTTTTAAGAGGGTACTTTCACCAAGAATATAGCATGGCGTAAGGGTCGAAATAGCATTAATGCCATGACTGCCCTCAATCTTCCTCTTCTTCCGTCAGCATTTGGTGCAGGCTATGGACGAGGTGGTGCATTTCGTCGAGCACCTGTGCCGCTGATACGGGAGTGAGCGTGACGGCAGGTTTATCAGCCCATGAAAAAGAGACTCGGTTTTGATAGATCCGACGGAGCCGCGCTTGTACTCCCGGCGCGAGAGCCGCACCTGAATCAAAATAAATAACTAGTTGCTGCGAACCCGCTTCCATGGCTACACTGCCGATTTCAGCGCCGAGGGCGCGCACTTCCATAATGCGAAACAATTGACGTACCGGCTTGGGAAGCGGTCCGAAACGATCCTTTAACTCGGCGGCAAGTTCGTCTATATCGTCCATGGAAGTGAGGGACGCAATGCGTCGGTAAAGTGTGATTTTCTGCGGCGCAATTTGCACCCATTTGTCGGGGATATAAGCGTCTGCGTTGATTTCGAGGGGCGGCAAGGTGCGCCGTTTGCCTGAGACGCCGGTTGTTTCCGCGACGGCTTCGGCAATAAGATCTTTGTACGTTTCATAGCCGACGGTAGCGATATTACCCGATTGTTCGCCGCCTAAGATATCGCCTGCACCCCGTATTTCCAGGTCGCGCATGGCAACACGAAATCCCGACCCGAGCGATGAAAAATCTTCCAGCGCTTTCAACCGTTGCTGGGCGTCTTCGGTCAAGGCATGGTCACCCGGCACGAGCATATAGGCAAAAGCACGGTGTTTATAACGGCCTACCCTGCCGCGAATCTGATACAGTTGACTGAGCCCGAATTGATCGGCGCGATCCACCAAAATTGTATTGGCATTGGGGATATCAATGCCTGATGCGATAATGGTGGAGCAGACGAGGACATCAATATCCCGATTAATGAAGGCGGTCATCACTTCTTCAAGGGTTCGTTTATTCATCTGGCCATGACCGACGCCGACCCGCGCCTTAGGTACGATTTGTTTTATAAAAGCAACAACACGGTCAATGGTTTGCACACGGTTATGCAGAAAATAGACTTGTCCTTCACGACTCAATTCCCTTTCGATGGCTTCGCGGATGATTTCTTTGTCCCATGCCTCAATACAGGTATGGATGGGCAGACGATCATTGGGCGCTGTATTAATCAGACTCATGTCACGTATGCCTACCAAAGAGAAGTGAAGAGTTCTCGGGATCGGTGTGGCGGACATGGTTAACACATCCACGGAGGTGCGCATTTGTTTCAGTTTCTCTTTGTGCCGCACACCGAAACGCTGTTCTTCATCGATGATGACCAAGCCCAAGTCAAAAAAGGAGACATCTTTCGAAAGGAGTCGGTGTGTGCCGATAACGACATCCACTTCTCCGCTTTTTAGCTTGTCAATCACTTCGCGGCTCTCTTTGGGTGAACGGAAACGGTTCAATACTTCCACTTGGATGGGGTAGGGGGCGAAGCGTTCGCGGAAGGTGTTGTAATGCTGTTGCACCAAAACGGTGGTAGGAGCGAGCATGACTACTTGTTTGCGATCCATCACCGCTTTAAAGGCGGCACGGAGAGCGACTTCCGTTTTGCCATAGCCCACATCACCGCAAAGAAGGCGATCCATGGGACGATTGGATTCCATGTCTTGTTTGACGTCTTTAATGGCGCGCGCCTGGTCGGGGGTCTCCTCATATTCGAAGGCATCTTCAAACTCTTCCTGCCAAGGCGTATCCTTCGAAAAGGTGTAGCCGCCCAGGTGTTCCCGTGCCGCATAGAGTTTGATCAATTCTTCAGTCATCTCGCGGATTCTTTTGCGTACCCGATCTTTGGTTCGGGTCCAGGTGGCACCGCCCAGTTTGTCCAGTCTCGGCACCGCCCCATCGCCGCCTTGATATTTTTGCAGTTGATCCAGCAAGGTGGCGGGAACATAGACCGTATCGCCGCCTGCGTAGTGAATGGATAGGTAGTCGCCGTTACGGCCTTCAAATTTGCGCAGTCCTGTGTAACGGCCAATACCGTGCACCTCATGGACAACAAAATCACCAGCGCGCAAATCATCAAATTGGGTAATCGTGACGCCCGCTTCAAAGCGCCTCCGTTTTCTGCGTATATAGTGGCGGCCGAAGATTTCCCGTTCACTGAGGAAGACGAGTTTATCGGAATGGGCGACGAAACCCGCCCGCAATCTGCCTACGCTTACCTGTACGCTGCAATCTGTATCTTCAGGTCGGTAGCCATGTTCATGGAGCAGTCCGTACATGCGCCGCTGTTCGCCGGGATTGACAGAAAAAATATGAATCGCAAATTGTTCTGTATCCCAATCACGCAATTGTTCCCAAAATTCTTCGGAATGGCCGCTGAAGTTTTCGACCGGACCGGAGCG from Candidatus Hydrogenedentota bacterium harbors:
- the mfd gene encoding transcription-repair coupling factor; translation: MQLEKLHIVSSIVESFHSHPDHKINLSGAWGACKTLVALQTARELKRSLLIVTASRVEAETVFDDLATFAGEENTLLFPAWEVLPHDTMSPADDIMAERLNTLEKLEERISAKPGICVVTPIRSLMQYVIPRQQLKENSLLLRWGDHNPLETLITELIRLGYTREAMVEQRGEFSVRGGIIDIFPLSSELPARIEYFDDEIESIRLFEPETQRSVVPIDLLKVSPRSEKASLAAALKTKMLAPLTDYFNEETLLVLDDPLAIQERGRLVADQCLDSPYFMGWDKTANLWGRFLRLSLSQMPFRDHGPQTNFSMRSGPVENFSGHSEEFWEQLRDWDTEQFAIHIFSVNPGEQRRMYGLLHEHGYRPEDTDCSVQVSVGRLRAGFVAHSDKLVFLSEREIFGRHYIRRKRRRFEAGVTITQFDDLRAGDFVVHEVHGIGRYTGLRKFEGRNGDYLSIHYAGGDTVYVPATLLDQLQKYQGGDGAVPRLDKLGGATWTRTKDRVRKRIREMTEELIKLYAAREHLGGYTFSKDTPWQEEFEDAFEYEETPDQARAIKDVKQDMESNRPMDRLLCGDVGYGKTEVALRAAFKAVMDRKQVVMLAPTTVLVQQHYNTFRERFAPYPIQVEVLNRFRSPKESREVIDKLKSGEVDVVIGTHRLLSKDVSFFDLGLVIIDEEQRFGVRHKEKLKQMRTSVDVLTMSATPIPRTLHFSLVGIRDMSLINTAPNDRLPIHTCIEAWDKEIIREAIERELSREGQVYFLHNRVQTIDRVVAFIKQIVPKARVGVGHGQMNKRTLEEVMTAFINRDIDVLVCSTIIASGIDIPNANTILVDRADQFGLSQLYQIRGRVGRYKHRAFAYMLVPGDHALTEDAQQRLKALEDFSSLGSGFRVAMRDLEIRGAGDILGGEQSGNIATVGYETYKDLIAEAVAETTGVSGKRRTLPPLEINADAYIPDKWVQIAPQKITLYRRIASLTSMDDIDELAAELKDRFGPLPKPVRQLFRIMEVRALGAEIGSVAMEAGSQQLVIYFDSGAALAPGVQARLRRIYQNRVSFSWADKPAVTLTPVSAAQVLDEMHHLVHSLHQMLTEEEED
- a CDS encoding DUF4276 family protein, which codes for MIKQDTSDDARFSTMVDLYSYPKNVPGYEEIQSLDAYERVMGLEESLAADIASQRFVPYIQLHEFETLLYADLSRWEPALDWNSN
- a CDS encoding cofactor-independent phosphoglycerate mutase codes for the protein MKYIVLLGDGMADHPLDAHNGRTAIEAAKTPHMDRMAAEGCTGLFCPIPEGLPPGSDVGNLSVFGYDPRQVFSGRAAIEAASQDIVLGDDEVAFRCNIVTLNEGRMEDFTSGHITTEEAALLMDSLNEALSPQFPIRLHTGVSYRHTGVIKAHDGCTIEDMEKTICEPPHNITGRAYADYLPKGPAAQLLRSLMKASEPVLRDHPVNVKRREAGLAPAVSLWPWGQGRALTLKSYRECFNLSGAVISAVDLVKGIGVCAGLEIINVPGATGWIDTDYEGKVAAGLDALNRHDFLYLHVEAPDEAAHQGNSALKIQAIEEFDARIVGPFLDYLNTHPDTRILAAPDHFTLISTKTHASGPVPFVMCGKGIEQGSAQEYGEGAAAATGIVVEEGFRLIHHFFQNQVTF
- a CDS encoding sialate O-acetylesterase, which translates into the protein MKQLCRVVLLVALLCSLSLSSNAVVSTPSIFGDHMVLQQKQKLPVWGKADPGEAVTVTLHKQSKSTVADAEGLWQVELSRMKQGGPYALTIAGPDNTLQFEDVLIGEVWIGSGQSNMQWAVKDSNDAENEIAQADYPNIRLFSVKRAASPEIQFDCEGSWSICSPESLPEFSAVLYYFGRELYQRLNQRPVGVIHTSWGGTPAESWTSRTTLENDPELAHIVQNWDQILEDYPAAKEAYDQSVVEWEEAVKKAEADGTDKPKKPNAPRGPEHPWLAAGLYNAMIAPLIPYAIKGAIWYQGESNADRAYQYRNLFPTMITNWREDWGQGNFPFYFVQLANFTEVRPEPDESDWAELREAQTMTLDLKKTGMAVIIDIGEAKDIHPRNKQDVGKRLALNALAKDYRQQVVWSGPMYRSMRIWKDKAILSFNHINGGLTTSDGEAPKGFAIAGADKKFVWADAVIKGNKVIVSSPEVAEPVAVRYAWAHNPICNLINGKLLPASPFRTDDWPGLTVDKK
- a CDS encoding DUF1349 domain-containing protein; translated protein: MTEILNLTDTTLSKSFFWFNEAPTHHFDDGLHLRTQGNTDFWQRTHYGFRRDDGHCLFTRATGDFQFSCRAVFAPESQYDQCGLMVRSDENHWIKQSTEYENPTISRLGSVVTNLGYSDWATQDVSSAIGERWYRMTREDNDFTLEWSADGVQWDQMRITHLHDAQDTISVGLYACSPKGEGFNCSFHNFRLTPVAD